A part of Trichocoleus sp. FACHB-46 genomic DNA contains:
- a CDS encoding protein phosphatase 2C domain-containing protein, which produces MNHATAPIYCPICQTLNTEAYNFCQQCRSSLPKRYLWAVGTGVDAYQIGDVLGDRYVLKSRRVLFDTKPGLLPDLPSDISDAIAPYLRLFPYQLHIPQVYGQVQTEKGAPVVLLEQVPLETRRWSQSAAELSHPLFPALADVWTEAPAIRQLNWLWQISQLWQPFSSERVASSLVEPQLLRVEGPLVRLLELQSDRKSAPTLRELGQLWLQWAPTAQPEIARFLAALCHQMIQGQIRTPEQLTAQLDRGLVVCGRSQARLAQIATRTDQGPSRQRNEDACYPASGTAFSVPLHPGETPKTLTLVCDGIGGHEGGDVASNLAIAAVQERIQDLELDVALQHPDSLMAELEQAVCLANDLICQRNDQEQRLDRQRMGTTLVMALARGHEAYITHIGDSRVYWITRTGCYQLTVDDDVASREVRLGYALYRDAVQQPVAGSLVQALGMSSSATLHPTVQRLILDEAGVFLLCSDGLTENDRVEECWETEILPILDGKVDVATACQRLVEIGNMRNGHDNVTVGLLYYQVTHTEAIAELPASLLTESPDLDLPPTRQPTAIVTDTPTQVVNAAPSTLKTQILPPRRSPNGALLLLGILLLVGLGGVLAYLLLPGVSRRIDPLLGRAPQPDGAQVNPGTPIPTLPSPNSSPLVSSLTLAPGTLIQIRQPTSGLASDRETGSIQLQPQPGSSTTAPDPESGTASGDRTPNAATAQLVPAGGLLQVLSKQVIPAQGSWVKLKVCSIPSGTNAQEPASPKTATPIPTASPANRATTPSPSDRFLQPGASGWIEEAVLMPLIEPNSPSPNQLGACSNPPLTSTPTPTTAPSQSPAPE; this is translated from the coding sequence ATGAATCATGCTACGGCACCCATTTATTGCCCCATTTGTCAGACGCTCAATACGGAGGCGTACAACTTTTGCCAACAATGCCGATCCTCTCTGCCCAAACGATATCTCTGGGCTGTAGGGACAGGGGTTGATGCCTATCAAATCGGAGATGTCTTAGGCGATCGCTATGTCTTAAAAAGCCGCCGAGTTTTGTTCGACACTAAACCAGGGCTGCTCCCCGATCTACCCAGTGATATTTCCGACGCGATCGCCCCTTATCTCAGGTTGTTTCCGTATCAACTGCATATTCCCCAGGTATATGGGCAAGTGCAAACGGAAAAGGGCGCTCCAGTGGTGCTGCTGGAGCAAGTTCCGCTAGAGACGAGGCGTTGGAGCCAGAGTGCAGCCGAACTATCGCATCCACTGTTCCCTGCCTTGGCTGATGTCTGGACAGAGGCCCCAGCAATCCGACAACTGAATTGGTTGTGGCAAATCTCGCAGTTATGGCAGCCGTTTAGTAGTGAAAGGGTAGCTTCTAGCCTAGTCGAGCCCCAACTGTTGCGAGTGGAAGGGCCACTGGTGCGCCTACTGGAACTACAGAGCGATCGCAAATCCGCTCCTACTTTGAGGGAACTCGGACAGTTATGGTTGCAGTGGGCACCGACGGCCCAGCCTGAAATTGCGCGTTTTCTAGCAGCCTTGTGTCATCAAATGATTCAAGGGCAGATTCGTACGCCCGAACAACTGACTGCTCAACTAGACCGAGGCTTGGTTGTTTGTGGGCGATCGCAAGCTCGTTTGGCCCAGATTGCTACGCGCACTGACCAAGGCCCCAGTCGCCAACGCAATGAGGATGCCTGCTACCCGGCGAGTGGTACTGCTTTTTCAGTGCCATTGCATCCTGGGGAAACGCCCAAAACCCTGACCTTGGTTTGTGATGGCATTGGTGGTCATGAAGGAGGGGATGTTGCTTCTAATCTCGCGATCGCTGCCGTTCAGGAACGAATTCAAGATCTAGAACTGGACGTAGCTCTGCAACACCCAGATAGCTTAATGGCAGAACTGGAGCAGGCTGTGTGTCTTGCCAATGATTTAATTTGTCAGCGCAATGACCAAGAGCAACGGCTAGACCGCCAACGCATGGGCACCACTTTAGTCATGGCATTGGCCCGTGGTCATGAAGCTTATATCACTCATATTGGCGATAGCCGCGTCTATTGGATTACCCGAACTGGTTGTTACCAACTCACAGTAGATGACGATGTCGCTTCGCGGGAAGTGCGCTTGGGCTATGCCTTATACCGAGATGCGGTACAGCAACCAGTTGCAGGTTCGCTGGTGCAAGCTCTAGGCATGAGTAGTTCAGCTACGCTGCATCCGACTGTGCAGCGTTTGATTCTGGATGAAGCGGGTGTCTTCTTACTTTGTTCGGACGGCTTGACTGAGAACGATCGCGTTGAGGAGTGCTGGGAAACCGAAATTCTGCCAATTTTGGACGGTAAGGTGGATGTAGCCACTGCTTGCCAACGCCTGGTCGAAATTGGCAACATGCGGAATGGGCATGACAACGTTACTGTCGGCCTGCTCTACTACCAAGTGACGCATACCGAAGCGATCGCAGAATTGCCAGCGTCTCTGTTGACGGAGTCACCGGATCTAGACCTCCCCCCAACTAGGCAGCCCACGGCGATCGTAACTGACACACCCACTCAGGTGGTGAATGCAGCTCCATCCACCCTAAAAACTCAAATCTTACCGCCACGGCGTTCTCCGAATGGAGCTCTACTGCTGCTAGGCATTCTGTTGTTGGTTGGTCTAGGCGGCGTTCTCGCTTATCTGCTTTTGCCTGGGGTTAGTCGTCGCATCGATCCACTACTGGGTCGGGCTCCCCAACCAGATGGAGCGCAAGTAAACCCTGGTACGCCTATTCCTACCCTGCCCTCACCAAATTCCTCGCCCCTTGTCTCGTCGCTCACCTTGGCCCCAGGGACTTTGATTCAAATTCGTCAACCCACTTCAGGGCTTGCTAGCGATCGCGAAACCGGATCAATTCAATTGCAACCTCAGCCGGGCAGTTCTACAACTGCACCTGATCCCGAATCAGGCACTGCATCAGGCGATCGCACTCCTAATGCTGCAACGGCTCAGTTAGTTCCCGCAGGGGGACTACTGCAAGTCTTGAGCAAGCAAGTCATTCCTGCTCAAGGCAGTTGGGTCAAATTAAAAGTTTGCTCCATTCCTAGTGGCACGAACGCTCAGGAACCCGCGTCTCCAAAAACCGCAACTCCCATTCCTACCGCCTCGCCTGCCAACCGCGCGACAACCCCGTCACCCAGCGATCGCTTTCTGCAACCTGGAGCCAGTGGCTGGATTGAAGAAGCAGTTTTAATGCCCTTGATTGAGCCTAATTCGCCCTCACCAAATCAATTAGGAGCTTGTAGCAATCCCCCATTAACCTCGACACCCACGCCTACCACTGCACCCAGCCAATCACCAGCTCCAGAATAA
- a CDS encoding CHAT domain-containing protein, whose translation MPVSETPCLSLSIQRLAASGTNRYVIWVINAPYPSGYVLHDCVWPDTLTQAWQAWQEMFSLRGLPQVPHVSSVPPATSPPASTPEPNALPYGARLMQNLGVNLWQWLFDGPVEASINRSQGMAFGLGTPLRLRLEIRDPELIALPWEIMQSQMGRSVISIASDQILFSRTTSEVESLPALRMEQSLKVLLVLGQGIDTASNHSENVGAGAASPQPATLNLEQEAAALEEILTNHEVSDTGGQQTVAVRSQVDTLIQPTPAQLIEHLETGKYNIFFYAGHGVPAPDGGLLLLGPGNALNGTELAQVLTRCRVTLAVFNACWGAQPDHTNDQPIPRSSLAEVLIHHGVPAVLGMRDSITDQEALSFIRSFAQALRKSEPIDRAVALARQHLLMLYKFNQPAWTLPVLYMHPQFDGRLIHTEGGIQFGQDIKEDKGNNTMLPPEGFPSDIRPRIPMASLRLSGLPPKAWPIRDGVIRVGSQGDNDLVLPEAGVSRYHAKIFYRDASDQPDNQPAYILQDVSRYGTFILGSNGWRRIHQQEVSLRSGVQLKFGNPNGQALEFLIERPTSEENHI comes from the coding sequence ATGCCTGTGTCAGAAACTCCTTGCCTTAGCCTGTCCATTCAGCGTTTGGCAGCTTCAGGAACAAATCGATATGTAATCTGGGTTATCAATGCCCCCTACCCGAGTGGGTACGTCTTACACGATTGCGTTTGGCCTGACACGCTAACGCAAGCTTGGCAAGCTTGGCAGGAAATGTTTTCTCTGCGCGGTCTGCCGCAAGTGCCTCATGTCTCTTCGGTGCCACCAGCGACATCGCCTCCAGCCTCTACACCAGAACCCAACGCCCTACCGTATGGGGCTCGCTTGATGCAGAACTTAGGGGTCAACTTGTGGCAATGGCTATTTGACGGCCCCGTAGAAGCTAGCATCAATCGTAGCCAAGGCATGGCTTTTGGGCTAGGTACACCGCTGCGATTGCGCTTAGAGATTCGCGACCCTGAATTGATTGCCTTGCCTTGGGAAATCATGCAATCCCAAATGGGCCGCTCAGTGATTTCGATCGCTAGTGATCAGATTTTGTTTAGCCGTACGACTAGTGAGGTAGAATCGCTGCCAGCTTTACGGATGGAGCAATCCCTCAAGGTGCTTTTGGTCCTAGGGCAAGGCATAGATACAGCCTCTAATCATTCTGAAAATGTTGGGGCTGGGGCTGCATCCCCGCAACCAGCAACGCTGAATCTAGAACAAGAAGCCGCTGCATTAGAAGAAATCCTGACCAATCATGAGGTTTCAGACACAGGCGGCCAGCAAACAGTAGCAGTGCGCTCCCAGGTAGACACTCTGATCCAGCCCACTCCAGCACAGCTAATTGAGCACCTAGAAACAGGAAAATACAACATTTTCTTTTACGCAGGGCATGGTGTACCTGCACCTGACGGCGGCTTGCTCTTGTTGGGTCCTGGAAACGCTCTTAATGGCACCGAATTAGCTCAAGTTTTGACTCGTTGCCGCGTTACTCTCGCAGTATTTAATGCTTGCTGGGGTGCCCAGCCAGATCACACCAATGACCAACCAATTCCACGCAGCAGTCTGGCAGAAGTCCTGATTCATCATGGAGTCCCTGCGGTTCTGGGCATGCGCGATTCTATTACAGACCAAGAAGCGTTGAGTTTTATCCGTTCCTTCGCCCAAGCCCTGAGAAAAAGTGAACCGATCGATCGGGCAGTAGCTTTGGCAAGACAGCATCTTTTAATGCTGTACAAATTTAATCAGCCTGCTTGGACCTTGCCAGTTCTGTACATGCATCCACAATTTGATGGTCGATTGATCCACACGGAGGGTGGTATCCAGTTCGGGCAGGACATTAAGGAAGATAAAGGCAACAACACCATGCTGCCGCCAGAAGGATTTCCTAGCGACATCAGACCTCGGATTCCAATGGCTTCTCTACGCTTAAGCGGACTTCCACCTAAAGCTTGGCCAATTCGAGACGGAGTAATTCGGGTAGGCAGCCAAGGAGATAATGATTTGGTTTTACCAGAAGCTGGAGTTTCTCGATACCATGCCAAAATTTTCTATAGAGATGCTTCAGATCAGCCAGATAACCAGCCAGCCTACATCCTGCAAGATGTGTCTCGATATGGAACTTTCATTTTAGGGTCAAATGGCTGGCGAAGAATCCACCAACAGGAAGTCTCTTTGCGCTCTGGAGTTCAGCTAAAATTTGGCAATCCTAATGGGCAAGCGTTAGAGTTTTTGATCGAGCGCCCAACTTCTGAGGAAAACCACATCTAA
- a CDS encoding PrsW family glutamic-type intramembrane protease, with translation MTDQDPYVAFLWQVPSATSIERNSPCYPLSRTQSVTVGRDTYCQIVLDSSLFGMVSRRHAQIRPILNFKTQVQEPLWEICDLNSANGTYLNGQRLQGCQVLQVGDRIGLGGNGPEFIFECHLVEPSAASHLAVVPQPSHTVPFQSAATAPPLRSPRLVATDSVTLTQLFPILSTGRELAHKAYLVPGIVTVGFVVLMFAAVGQPVAFNLLLATYLVGAAYYLVYQLCGKRKPWWVLLGALGVMVLILRSPILSTFIVLFRQVLPGRLPIPDESTSFLRLITSMFFGAGLMEELLKALPVLLAYWLGRCLRSPWREQIGVWEPLDGILLGTAAAAGFTLVETLGQYVPDIEQQSSSLEGLQLLIPRVLGSVAGHIAYSGYLGYFVGLTVLKPRKRWFILSIGYLTAAILHALWNAAGTINALLLMIVGVVSYAFLAAAILKARQLSPTRSQNFATRLSKSP, from the coding sequence ATGACGGATCAAGATCCTTACGTCGCCTTCCTCTGGCAAGTTCCTTCTGCAACTTCTATAGAACGGAATTCTCCTTGCTACCCGTTGTCGCGCACCCAATCAGTAACGGTTGGACGAGATACTTATTGCCAGATTGTTTTAGACTCAAGTTTGTTTGGGATGGTGTCACGACGACATGCTCAAATCCGTCCCATCCTCAACTTCAAAACTCAAGTTCAAGAACCGCTCTGGGAAATTTGCGACCTTAATAGCGCCAATGGCACTTACTTAAATGGACAGCGCTTACAGGGGTGCCAAGTTTTGCAGGTCGGCGATCGCATTGGGCTCGGTGGTAACGGCCCAGAATTTATTTTTGAGTGTCATTTAGTCGAGCCTTCAGCTGCTTCCCATTTAGCGGTCGTGCCACAGCCTAGCCATACTGTGCCCTTCCAGTCTGCTGCCACCGCACCGCCCTTAAGAAGCCCTCGGTTAGTAGCGACAGACTCGGTCACTTTAACGCAACTATTTCCTATTCTTTCGACTGGAAGAGAGCTAGCGCACAAAGCCTACTTAGTTCCTGGTATCGTCACAGTCGGCTTTGTCGTGCTTATGTTTGCCGCTGTGGGTCAGCCAGTCGCCTTTAATCTGCTGCTTGCTACCTACCTAGTCGGGGCAGCTTATTATCTCGTTTATCAGCTCTGCGGTAAAAGAAAGCCGTGGTGGGTGCTACTAGGGGCTCTAGGCGTCATGGTGCTCATTTTGCGGAGTCCCATTCTATCGACTTTCATTGTGCTGTTTCGCCAAGTGCTTCCCGGTCGTTTACCAATTCCAGATGAGTCTACTAGTTTTCTCAGGCTCATCACTAGCATGTTCTTTGGGGCTGGCTTGATGGAGGAGTTGCTAAAAGCTCTGCCCGTCCTGCTAGCTTACTGGCTCGGTCGCTGTCTGCGATCGCCCTGGCGAGAACAAATTGGCGTTTGGGAACCTCTAGATGGCATTTTGTTGGGCACCGCTGCCGCCGCTGGATTTACGCTAGTAGAAACTTTGGGCCAATACGTTCCAGACATTGAGCAGCAGTCTAGTTCCCTAGAAGGTCTCCAACTCTTAATTCCACGAGTTCTGGGCTCTGTGGCTGGTCATATTGCTTACAGTGGCTACCTAGGTTATTTTGTAGGTCTCACTGTGCTCAAACCTAGAAAACGTTGGTTCATTCTCAGCATCGGCTATCTTACCGCAGCGATCCTGCATGCTTTATGGAATGCAGCTGGTACCATTAACGCTCTACTGCTGATGATCGTTGGAGTTGTCTCTTATGCTTTTTTGGCAGCAGCAATCCTCAAGGCTCGACAACTGTCACCGACACGCTCTCAAAACTTTGCTACTCGGCTTTCCAAGTCTCCTTAG